The region gggtgtagcacaGGCCAAGAAAGAACCCATCAAAGTAGATCAGAATCACAGGGCGGTTACACCAGTAATTcttcacttttctcaacattgcTAGATAAGGGATTGGTGCTGAAAATAGTAAAATTAGCTCCTAACTTGGAAAATTGACCCTGCATTAAGAGTGTGAGACAGCACATGCTTTGGTGAAGGTCTGCACGCTCcaagtgcccttctagtttcTTTATGCGATTATAATTGCAGGTAACAAGCTTTCTGTGAGACAGGCCAGGTGACGGAAGACCCACAAACACTCTTTGGTATATTCTCTCTTCCCATGCCCACATTGTAAACAGTTAATTTCTTCTGCCAGAAACTGCAGTGAAATGGCCCAGATTTCGAGCAAAGTCTGCCTTCTCGCCAGAAATCTGCCACTGTTTAGGTTTATGATAGAAACTGTGAGATGGTTCAAGTGAAGGCAGTCTGGTTGTTGAATAAACACATCCGTATTCATTGCAGGGAATCtgacatctaaaaaaaactgttgggaTCTTTAAGGAACTCAGAAATGATCAACAGATAAAACTAAGATAAAGTGTTTAAGATAAGATTATGTGTGATCTTTAATGACGTGCATCTTTCCACAGAAAAAACCTTTAACCATAGCTTTTCAGCGTGTTAGAGATTTCCGTGTTATCACTACGAGCACTTAGAGAACAAGAGATGAGAGGTTTTTAGTATGAGAATGGATCTCATTAACCCAGTTTCAGTCGTGGTCTCTGCTGCTTcttcacagagaaaaagagagacgtTTGAATTATAAACAGCTTCCTCTCCTTTCACCAACACGGCTGAATATTTCATAGTACTCATTCCTGTTTAACGGCTGCTTGCCCGCCACATTTTgctgcactttttctttttaatgcacTACCAGCTAATGGAGAGAAGGGAATCCTCCAAAacggtatatgtgtgtgtgtgtgtatatacacagaACAGTGTTACAATTAATCAAAGCTGCGGcaattctaggatcagacctttaggggggctcagcccctactGAGAATATGAAACGGATACAGTgccatgcaaaaaaacaactgctaaATCAGTAATTTACAGTAATCAGTAATAAACAACATCAGCCAATGGTTTTTGACTCTCTTAACACTTTGATGAAACTAAACTTGACACTTCACAAGTCACCGTAATAACAACCAACTTGACacaatgttctaacattcaACAATTTTTGTTTACGTTGCAGTTTGGGTTGTAATTTGCACCATACAATTATTAACTTCTTCTCTGGGAACTACCAATGTTAAACTTCACAACTTCACAACCGcactcttcctctccctctgacagattagGTAGAGACTCAGCCAAAAGTAGAAGTCTTGGCACAACCGCCTCCGATTTGCCAAAACTACATTTCTGTTGACTCTGGTTttgactgggttacaggtgcataACAGCGACACACAGCATATTAAACCGGTTTCAAGCCTTTGGAACTGTAAGAGTTTTTCTTCACAGATGCACGATGAAATTCATTGTTTGGAGGAAAGTTAAGTACCTGGACAAGCTGAGCCTCCAGCACGGATCGAGGAATAAAGATGATGTTTAAGGCAAATAAACTTCCGGTATCCACTTTGTAACCTTTTTCCAAACTGATTTAAAGCCAATAGAATTTACTTGCAAAGGACCGTGTTGCTGAACAAATTTTATGTGGTTATGACATTCATTCAAACACAGAACTTGTCAAACTAAAATtctacacaacaaaacaagagtAGTTCTACATGCGAGTTCTCAGCGACCCACACGTTTGCAGAAAAAAACGGCATCAGTAAATtaaaactttgacatttttcacacaaaGGGCATCCTGACAATTACTGAATTCTCATGTACAGGCCTTCAGAGATGCTTCAGCAACTTGGACTTCACGACTAGCTGCTTCCCTGATAGCACTTTCTGATAACACACCTTTTATAAAGATGTAGTAATGGCTTTGTTAACGTTCATAAAAAATGTCTAGATTAGTCATGAGCCATTGATAATAACAATTTCAAGGTTTGCCAGGTTGGGAAAAATCCTTTTGGCATCATGTCTGCAAGTTATACATTATAGTACGTCattaattaaaggaatagtttgacatttagggaacatgcttttttttttttcattgatggCGTTAAATGAGAAAAGCAATACCacttgtaaatgtatttgtataacttttgtattgtattttcttcTATTGTATATTTTTACTGTCATGCACCACAACACCAAGGCAAATGCAGATAAAAGACCTACCTAAACCTGTTTCTAAATTCTGATTTCTGAGTAACTACAaggcttccccccccccccagtcggTCAGCTCAGTGGTAAGAACCAACACAGTGAATACAGCCATTTCAATGTGGACTTCGCCCATTACAACAAATATAGGCGAGGTCAAAAGAAAAATTCTACTGGAACTAATGATTCATGCTCAAGATTATGTGATTGAAATGTGAATGACGCtcagatgtttttattatttctacaGCTGTGTCTCCACCTGTAATGACATCATCAAATATGTGACCTACCTTGAACGAATAAAAGCGCTCGGTTTGACCTGATGAAGAACAAAGTGTCCTCTAATGCCTTTATGAAGATAAATTTGACCTTGTATTAGCTTTTCACCTACTGCAGTTTATCGTCTCTACGTGTAAATGTATCATCACAATATTTCTCAAACAGAGACGTCATGGTTAACAATTGTCGTgttaataaatagttttaacaatatgtaaatgttttcatcatCCTGTGCTAACGCGCTATACTATGAACATGAACACAATATACCTAATACCTGCTTAACACTATAGCGTAGTcattgttagcatgctgatgttagcaataGCTtacatggctgtagactcttagtcatgtttatcatttctttttcactgaTTTCTAATCAAGACATTGAAAATATCATTACATGTCTTATTAATCCAAATCACTGAAAGATGGAAACTGGACATTGAGTTACAGCTAATTTGTTGAACTACTATTCCCACTTTCCAGAATGACCCTTCAAgctgtcatttatttaaactgcatggtttttattttcttaatttttttataagaaacaaaatcattttGCCTGTTATCCAGTAATCCAGTTTATAATTACATAACACAGTGGCTATGACTGTCTGTCATCTCATTACGGTCGTCTCAAGTCTGTTCAAATATGTTTATTGATCAAACACCTTGATGTGCATGACTTGCTAACATTAAATCTAATTAATGTCAATGTTTGATGTACCCTCTGCTGTGTTGACTTTTCCACACAGCAAACTCTGGTCAACATACTGGAGCTgggaaataataataggattgatgtcattttaaattaaaggttttttttgaGCATGTGTGCATCCACACATTCGCCTTATTTGAAGGTTGAAGTGTCCCATCATCCCATCACAGCCCACTGTGCCCCTCTGAGGTGCAGTTAAACATCCCAGAGTGCCCACAGTGTATGGCATGTGTCCATACACATTACAGGTTTGGGGGGGGCGATACAGAGGCACCTGCCTGACCAGCAATCTATTAACCGACTGAATCATTCCTCTCAGCACTGCCTCCAAATTACATTTCTGCTTATTTAAGACTGTTTTTTCTGCCCTCCCACATGTGCAGTGTTTGTGCGTGGATGGGCTTCCACAGACTACATCGATGCAGCCGTGATTGCACTAGGATGCGATGCATCTCTGAGCCGGCGTTGGGCTATAGGCTGCATACCAAACAGAGGTATGCTCTAGAGAGCCATGGATAAAGAAGAATCAATgagtgggagggagggaaacCCTGCACAACATGGCACAACAGAGATTAGACGTTATTGAATGCAGCAGCACAGATGAGCTTTGTTGCCACAGCTCGGCTCATCAGCAGAGTTAATCTGGAAATAATCATGCAGATTACAGTAAGTATAATACGGTAATATTTAACGTGGCTTACGTTTTAGAGGCAGACTATTATGTGCATCTCACTTACACATTTCCTGTTCAGTGTTTGTGAGAATACAAAGGAGTGGACAGGATCTATGTGGGAGACAGAGGAGTTGCTAACAGTACTGCTCTATAAAAGGCAGAGAGCAGTACAATTTAGGAAAACTGTACAACAGATAGTGCTGTCATTTTATGCTACTTATTTTTTGCCATAGAGCACTTGATATAGTGCTTTTGTTAGCTGTCTAGTTTGCTATTTcattaaaattatatatttaataattataaaataatgccAAAAACTCAGATTCTGGTCTTAACTCAGTTGTGACCTAATTTATAGTCACTGCTTTGGTATTATAGGTCAGAGGTTATCAGTCTGCCACCATGAGCTGCAGCCTGTCGCAAAAGTAATATGACATAAtgatgcccacacacacacacacacacacacacacacacgcacacgcacacgcacacgcacacgcacacacacacacacattcttctgTGTGTTGAAGATGCAGACCTCTAATGCTGTGTGACTGTGACTGCACTCCCCAGGGCTTCTTTCAGCTTCACTTGACAAGCTCTGGCTGCCTGCATGGAGACAAATCAGGGAATCCCTTCTTTCCCTggcctctctcctccccctcaagcagccttgtgtgtgtgagctgtatAAAAAGCTTGGTTATCATTAGGGAGCCATTCTCGCCGTGACAATGATAAAACAGTCTCAGCAGATACTGCATCTAACGCTTACAGGAGCCAAATGAACCAATTTAAACAAGCGTCACATATGACAAATTATAGAACGACCGTGTCTTACGCAGCAAAGGCTTGTTgttcatggagaaaaaaaaaacattaatctaAAATTGGTCAgagatgatacatttttttcttttgggaaAGCTCATACTGTACAAACCTTCAAGAGGCTTCTTATTCTAATACCACAGTCACTCACAGGATTTCATAATGCACCTAATGATAATGTATAAACTAATGGGTGTTATTTTAACTCATTAGCACAACGGCTATGTTTTAATTTACACCCGTCTCCAGTCACACAGGACTGATGGATGATGGGAAACACTGATAATGTCTGTGGCTACTTTGTCAGTGTATGTAGCCACTTTAATGATTTGAATTGACCTTTTCAGACTACATTGGTAGCTTAAACTAACACTTGCTGCCAAATCACTACAGTAAATAAGACTGAACCATGATGTTGAATTAGTCTAACTGGTCCATTACTCCATGTGTTACCCAAAATCAAGCTGAGCTTAACTCAGAATTTatttataacataataataaattataacaagatttatcttgagacacttaacagatagaataggtctagaccacactataattgtCATTTTTGCATCCTGGATTCATCATGTATCTCAGACTCAAACCTTCCTATCACAACTTTTGGTTCCTGAATAAAGGCTTCAAATCCTGCAGCAGACAACATCTTACCATCTTCAAAAGAACCTTCATATGTCTTTTATCTTAAACTTGATCTCACGTCTCTGCTGTATGTGgcagcatcaaacacaacaccaCCTAACTGAGGCTAAGAAGCATTGCACTGAGGTCAGCATGTTGCTTCTTTAGAGTGTTACACCTCTCCAGGCTTGATGCACCTACTGAACGTTGAGCCAGATATCCAACCACCTCTGAAGACATTTAGCAGCATTACACTGTCTGTCACTTCTTTGGTAACACCAGTCTGTACTGAAAAGCCCCGGGATATCCTGACGACTCTAGATGAAACTACGACAGACAAGGTCAGCTTGAATTAACAACTGAAATACAATTGGATCATTAACCTAAAGTCACTTTGCTTTAAAACATATATTGAAAAGGTAAAGTTACATCAAACCCACTGCCCTACTTATAATGACCCGATTGGTTTCAAACCTCAATCAGCAAGTTAATTGATGCACTGTATTCTCAGCACAATATTACATTTAACTGAGTTTGACTGCAGGTTAATGAACCGTCGAATCCAGCCAGAGGCAACAAAAGACAAGGAAATTAGCTTTTTGCTGCATTGCACCTGCCAAAACGCTTAACTTTTGCCGGAGAAGTGGGGCTGTCTGGTCCTGCTGATGTGTGACTAATCGTCAGAGGTCGTGGTCGTGACGGTGGACAGACAGCCCTCCTCCACCACCCAAAACAACAAGCAATACTCAAATGCAACAACATGAACTATAACAGCAAGCAGCGGCTGAGTGTGCTATCTATGCCAGAAACACGGTGGTGTGTGGCGTCCCGGCGTGTTGCCGGTTGACCTGCAGAGCGGCGGTGTCTTACCTGGCGGCTGCGGACAGCGGAGAGGAGCAGACAGATGAGCACAGCTGGCTGGGAGAGTTCGTTCAGGGATCAGGGACCGTACTTGAGTGTGTGGGTGCGCCTCGGCACCGTCTGAAGGCAGATATCCACAGCCTGGGTGTTCCCGACAGGAGGGGGCGTGGCGTgctatgtacgtgtgtgtgtgtgtgtgtgtgtgtgtgtgtgtgtgtgtgtgtgtgtgtgtgtgtgtgtgtgtgtgtgtgtgtgtgtgtgtgtgtgtgtgtgtgtgtgtgtgtaagagccTACATACACGCAATCCTCACAAATCGGCTGACAATGCGACAGTTTCTGCCtctaatgtttttattcaatacACTTAATGACCCAATTAAACTGCATCATCATAATAATTTTACAGGCTGACTAtaattattgtatatattattataactaGCCTACTGGTTGATAGGCTATATAGCCTACTTGTATAAAGCTATATAGCCTATCAACCAGTAGGCtagttataataaaataataatacgctatagtaaaataaatttaaaaaatgaaacaaatagtaggctacatttttaaacattttttaatcatgaGTGGAGGTTTCAATTCAATGTACTGCTGTTTAAACTATTTTATAAACTTGTGAGGACAGATATTTTCAGTATTTCTCAGATGAGTTGGACGCCCTCTGATGTGGATACTAGTCTAGTGTTGTAGTGTCTCACTTCCACCACAGTGAGGCgacataatacaaaataatgaaaatcaGTGTTCAGCTTCCGTAAGTGCAGAAATGTCTTTTCTGAGCTCTTTGACTCTTcacaacaggaagtaaacagGAACAATAACCATAACTGAACCGGTTATAATTACGAAAACATACTTCTTTATCAGCAACGATGGAGGAATACAACTCTGGAGATGAGGTTAATTgatgtttaattacatttaatttaactaTCGAAAGGTCCGCAGTTAACACAACGACTCGGTTAGCTGACAATTAGCTAAACCAGCTAGCTTAGTCAGTTAGCTGAGAATAACTGTTGTTTCAATCGGGGTGTGGTCATGGTCATAAGGGTTACGGTTATAAATGtacaatattaaaatccccAGAAGTGTTTTAACGTCAGAAACAAGAAGTTACAGTGACAAAACAATTGAAACCATTTCCAACGCTTGCTGGTGCAAAATGAATcctatattttatttactcaCCTGTGAGTCCCTTTCTAACCTCGGATtagcacacttttttttgtcaacagaGACTCTctgtccattttattttatttttttcggtTCTTTTGTTCATTTACGACAACAACAACCTAGATGACACAAACTAACaatgttttccttctttaaaatTGTGCTGCAGGTTCTCTTCAATGCCGACGAGGTTAATATCTCAATTAAAGaggtatcttttttttaaattcctggCAACATTAATAAACTGTATTCTATTGTAAATCCACTCTTTAAGTAATGACAGTCTacatgactctctctctctctctctctctctctctctctctctctctctctctctctctctctctctctctctctctgtgattttGTCTTAGTGTATCGAAGGTGTTATTGGTGGAGCAGATTACAACCAGAGTAAAGTGAACCAGTGGACGGCCAGTATAGTGGAGCAGTCTCTGACTCACCTGGTAAAACAAGGACGGCCGTTCAAATACATAGGTGAGCAAACTGCCTGTCAACATGACAGGTCGGGATGTATTGTTAACATGATGAGCTCATGTGTCTGATGTTTTTCAGTAAACTGTGCGGTCATGCAGAAGGGCAGCACTGGTCTCCACACAGCCAACTCCTGCTACTGGGACACTGCCACTGATGGTGAGAGATAACTTTTAATgagagttgtttttcttttgctccGTACCAGTGTCAATATGATACCTGAGTTTTGGTACAGATACCAAAACAAAACCTTACTTTAGGACTTCTTTCCTTTATGAAAAGAAGTCAAATTCTCACGTTAAAACTTGTCTTAACACAAGCAGCAGTACACAAACTTATACGATAAtctaattattaattatatctGGTTTATCTGATTTTGGCATTAACCAATAAGGAACAATACATTTCAGTAAAGAAATACCAATGGTACTGTTTATGTTTCTATTAcataggtttttattttatttttcagtttgtaaATGTCCCACTAAGTGCATACCTTGGTTAGTCCCAATACTACTCCTGTGTAATTTCTactgcttgtttgtgtttttcaggaaGCTGCACGGTGAGGTGGGAGAATCGCACCATGTACTGTGTGGTCAGTgtgtttgctgttgctgtggCGCTGtgagctgctctctctctctctctctctctgttaacACCATCATGTCTGAAGCTTGAAATGGCATGGT is a window of Etheostoma cragini isolate CJK2018 chromosome 11, CSU_Ecrag_1.0, whole genome shotgun sequence DNA encoding:
- the dynlt3 gene encoding dynein light chain Tctex-type 3, whose product is MEEYNSGDEVLFNADEVNISIKECIEGVIGGADYNQSKVNQWTASIVEQSLTHLVKQGRPFKYIVNCAVMQKGSTGLHTANSCYWDTATDGSCTVRWENRTMYCVVSVFAVAVAL